In Callospermophilus lateralis isolate mCalLat2 chromosome 10, mCalLat2.hap1, whole genome shotgun sequence, a single genomic region encodes these proteins:
- the Heg1 gene encoding protein HEG homolog 1 isoform X3: MASPRASRWPPPLLLLLLPLLLLLLPPLAASRTRGQPPSPARPALLSSVGPARPPDRGPERELQPPPPPPQKRREPAPLGPSHIVPAPGAATRRRRSGWAPGVGSAAAESNHWPESKTEPHIENTVFYQNQEDFSTVDSKEGMMVQTSRMSPAFSEAPENRTFLVETTTAEGRNESSSRTNFTQISPEIATTLTSQGSTLSLERLHLPSSSSGSEGRTASSQTESRTPQISLEKGTGMPEEASVHTQMAGTSDSSRSSFAALESGEPTMLSRKRNSLGSELSVLHSSKTTAYPPSSDHSSASASIKELNNSTALQSPLVNQTKSTHVATTFTDSVSRILRSLTVSLGPINKTESFPKDSKIATTSVSVPSSPSTVESRSNSRVTKNPEDGEFIEPSTENEFGVTSLHWQNDSTTFRGHQLASSSQVKNGSFRLQSETVSRSVPSIRHEESTAHWSLTNSNTFADVTGSSASHPEVLNSSVLTQASDSAQQSRRGTTVSDERSYSESSFISSSESLGSSTLRGENSTQEHSLARAYSSAAEGSTSGAHSRSGHTWAALTGSGERTLRSLSFAPAGATSAEVGSSAGATQRGNVTERAGLLSESPASEPTLGVTGLSYGQVSGTDTEQRTSGDHTDHTYVSSTFTKGERALLSITDNGSSSDISESSTSYIKISDSPYSDYSSSSHPHSEKRNISSYDGEYVQPSTESLALHTSSLPSYTSTINIPKTSVFVDARTGSVGDSSSALGPHLPLPSVSQSHQLFSSSLPSTKASAHQLKSTSETSTPLSSSPSPLPVSLTASSPAPLSVSQTDLPHSSTPVLPRAREMPKTSVQTSTMASSMIILHSSNTADPKNQTIPQQKKIITEAKSPSLVSLPTVYTKVVTVSAPSGDPLPPALTESFTKPALPAMSTSLTQMSPTLTATTLKTSHSSVTNPSTLSSTEVLITDPISGHTTAGKQLFPTNPEIRVPQISTEGAITTEKNHVHIDVTTHLISLTSVPTSTKELTTRLGITEEYSSTSHFLRTSPPSQTTDVSTAEVLTPKPTTFATQSNTQSPMALSPPTSVNSCAVNPCLHDGKCIVDLTSNGYRCVCSPSWQGDNCSMDVNECLSNPCPPLATCNNTQGSFTCKCPIGYQLEKGICNLVRTFVTEFKLKKTFLNTTMEKHSDLHEVENEITKTLNVCFSTLPGYIRSTVHASRESSAVVISLQTSFSLTSNVTLFDLADGIQKCVNSCRSSAEVCQLLGSQRRIFRAGSLCKRKSPECDKETSICTDLDGVALCQCKSGYFQFNKMDHSCRACEDGYRLENETCMSCPFGLGGLNCGNRIREDALPHFFKVCP, encoded by the exons ctgctgaaagtAACCACTGGCCAGAAAGTAAGACTGAACCCCACATAGAAAATACCGTCTTTTATCAGAATCAAGAGGACTTTTCAACGGTGGACTCCAAAGAGGGCATGATGGTTCAGACCTCCAGAATGAGCCCTGCATTTTCAGAGGCTCCAGAAAATCGTACTTTCCTAGTTGAAACGACAACTGCTGAAGGAAGGAACGAGTCTTCAAGTAGAACAAACTTCACTCAAATTTCACCTGAAATTGCAACAACTCTAACATCCCAGGGCAGCACTTTAA GCTTGGAACGGCTTCACCTTCCATCCAGCAGTTCAGGGTCAGAAGGAAGAACAGCCTCTTCTCAAACAGAGAGCAGAACACCCCAGATCTCCCTGGAGAAGGGGACGGGGATGCCAGAAGAAGCATCTGTGCACACCCAAATGGCTGGCACTTCAGATTCAAGCCGGTCTTCCTTTGCTGCTTTGGAGTCAGGAGAACCCACTATGCTGTCGAGGAAAAGAAATTCCTTAGGATCAGAGCTCTCCGTACTGCATTCCTCCAAGACAACTGCTTACCCTCCTTCCTCAGACCATTCCTCAG cTTCTGCGAGTATAAAGGAACTGAACAACTCTACTGCTCTCCAAAGTCCACTAGTCAACCAGACAAAGAGTACACATGTTGCCACCACATTCACTGACAGTGTCTCAAGGATTCTCAGGTCTTTGACTGTCAGTCTGGGACCTATTAACAAGACAGAGAGTTTCCCTAAGGACTCCAAAATTGCCACAACTTCAGTTTCAGTCCCTTCCTCACCCTCTACAGTAGAATCAAGAAGTAACAGTAGAGTAACCAAGAATCCAGAAGATGGAGAATTCATTGAGCCATCTACAGAAAATGAATTTGGTGTTACATCTTTACATTGGCAAAATGATTCCACAA CCTTTAGAGGACATCAGCTTGCCAGCAGCTCTCAAGTGAAAAATGGAAGTTTCAGGCTTCAGAGTGAGACTGTGTCTAGGTCAGTTCCCTCCATTAGACACGAAGAGAGCACAGCACACTGGTCCTTGACCAACAGCAATACATTTGCAGATGTGACAGGAAGCTCTGCTTCACATCCTGAAGTTTTGAACTCTTCAGTTTTGACCCAAGCTTCAGATTCTGCTCAACAGTCCAGAAGAGGTACCACAGTGTCAGATGAGAGAAGTTACTCAGAGTCTTCGTTTATATCTTCCTCAGAAAGCCTAGGTTCTTCAACGCTACGTGGAGAAAATTCAA CCCAGGAACACAGCTTGGCGCGGGCCTACAGTTCCGCTGCAGAGGGGAGCACTTCCGGGGCTCACTCCCGTAGCGGGCACACCTGGGCTGCTCTCACCGGAAGTGGGGAGCGCACTCTGCGGTCACTCAGCTTCGCCCCTGCCGGCGCCACCTCTGCGGAAGTGGGGAGTTCTGCGGGCGCCACTCAACGCGGGAATGTGACAGAGCGGGCGGGCCTGCTCTCAGAGTCGCCTGCCTCTGAGCCTACACTTGGAG TTACTGGACTTAGCTATGGTCAAGTGAGTGGCACAGATACTGAACAAAGGACTTCTGGTGACCACACAGACCACACCTATGTTTCATCTACTTTCACCAAAGGAGAACGGGCATTATTGTCCATTACAGATAATGGTTCATCCTCGGACATCAGTGAGAGCTCAACTTCTTATATTAAGATTTCAGACTCTCCATATTCAGACTATTCTTCCTCTTCTCATCCTCACTCTGAAAAAAGAAACATCTCATCCTATGATGGGGAATATGTCCAGCCGTCCACTGAGTCACTGGCTCTGCATACATCCAGCCTTCCATCCTACACCTCTACCATTAATATACCAAAAacttcagtttttgtggatgccAGGACTGGGTCTGTTGGTGACTCATCTTCTGCTTTGGGCCCCCATTTGCCTCTGCCCTCAGTGTCACAATCCCACCAGTTATTCTCATCAAGTTTACCATCAACCAAGGCCTCTGCTCATCAGCTGAAGTCTACCTCTGAGACATCTACACCTTTGTCTTCCTCACCATCACCTTTACCAGTGTCCTTAACAGCTTCTTCTCCTGCCCCACTTTCTGTCTCACAAACAGACTTACCACATTCATCTACCCCAGTCCTGCCAAGGGCAAGAGAGATGCctaagacttcagttcagacatcAACAATGGCATCATCCATGATAATTCTCCATAGTAGTAACACAGCAGATCCCAAGAATCAGACCATCCCACAACAAAAGAAAATCATTACAGAAGCAAAGTCACCAAGCCTGGTGTCTCTGCCCACAGTATACACCAAAGTTGTAACAGTGAGTGCTCCTTCAGGGGACCCTTTGCCTCCAGCCTTAACTGAGTCCTTCACTAAGCCAGCCCTTCCAGCCATGAGTACCAGCTTAACCCAAATGTCTCCAACTTTGACAGCTACCACTCTGAAGACCTCTCACTCTTCTGTGACCAATCCCAGCACCTTGTCAAGTACAGAAGTTCTGATTACTGACCCCATATCTGGACACACTACAGCTGGAAAACAGCTCTTCCCAACCAATCCTGAAATTCGGGTGCCACAAATCTCAACAGAAGGTGCCATTACCACAGAAAAGAACCATGTGCATATTGATGTTACCACCCACTTAATCTCTCTGACCAGTGTACCAACATCAACAAAAGAATTGACCACAAGGCTTGGTATCACAGAAGAGTACAGCTCAACTTCACATTTCCTCAGAACTTCTCCTCCTTCCCAAACCACAGATGTTTCTACAGCTGAAGTGTTAACTCCTAAACCTACCACCTTTGCTACTCAGAGTAACACACAGTCCCCAATGGCATTGTCACCTCCAACATCAG TCAACAGCTGTGCTGTGAACCCTTGTCTTCATGATGGCAAATGCATTGTGGACCTCACCAGCAATGGCTATCGATGTGTGTGTTCACCTTCCTGGCAAGGGGATAACTGCAGTATGG ATGTGAATGAATGCCTGTCAAACCCCTGCCCACCTCTGGCCACATGTAATAATACTCAGGGAtcttttacctgcaaatgcccaaTTGGGTACCAGTTGGAAAAAGGAATATGTAATTTGG TTAGAACCTTCGTGACAGAGTttaaattaaagaaaacatttcttAATACTACCATGGAAAAACATTCAGACCTACATGAAGTTGAAAATGAGATCACCAAAACA TTAAATGTGTGTTTTTCAACGTTACCTGGTTATATCCGATCCACAGTTCATGCATCTAG GGAATCCAGTGCAGTGGTGATCTCACTGCAAACCTCCTTTTCCCTGACTTCCAATGTGACGCTGTTTGACTTGGCCGACGGGATCCAGAAATGTGTCAACTCCTGCAGGTCCTCTGCTGAGGTTTGCCAGCTCTTGGGATCTCAGAGGCGGATCTTTAGAG CGGGCAGCTTGTGCAAACGGAAGAGTCCAGAATGTGACAAAGAGACCTCCATCTGCACTGATCTGGATGGTGTTGCACTATGCCAGTGCAAGTCAGGCTATTTTCAGTTCAACAAGATGGATCACTCCTGCCGAG cATGTGAGGATGGATATAGGCTTGAAAATGAAACCTGTATGAG TTGCCCATTCGGCCTCGGGGGTCTCAACTGTGGAAACC